The proteins below are encoded in one region of Paenibacillus albus:
- a CDS encoding extracellular solute-binding protein, which yields MKKKNALTVGLSALLLTSGLLAGCGSNGDNTSNSGDTNTAAKSTDTGSDSSNNGSGNAAPEDLYKKHLDISIAYMDIGTVIKEGQTDDMLKMLEDKFNITIKPVNESWGDYGDRTKLWAASGQLPDAFFTDATSGDLFNQWVEQGIIKALPDDMSKYPSLKQYTDLPDVKGAAASDGKNYFIPRMLASRNELPNDRGILIRKDWMDELGLKDPTTYDELKTVLKTIGEKKHVIPLTTSSIDWTSDSVFHNLAPAMQWWQKIDGQWKPGWMTDAFADVVAHERDLYQSGILDKDFSVPNMDASAKFNQGKAAALVNTVKNMAYDVPNWSKENPGVKYIDAVKILPPIPAADGNNYLYGYYDYWSGTMFNGSLSDEKQERILAMFDWLASPDGQKTVRYGLEGTDWESKGDLITNKHAEEKDFDLAKKYPSSSIFNGMSIWSDGKRYVEGYGPSEVEQTQKYLDEVEAQQLQTGQKAPVNWVVNAYAGSLNTGGGDVQGLVTKLVMGKEDIKEALKKFADEQMGLGLQDAIDKVNAKFKDEN from the coding sequence ATGAAGAAAAAGAATGCTCTTACAGTTGGGCTTAGTGCACTCCTGCTTACATCTGGTTTGCTGGCGGGCTGCGGCTCTAACGGTGATAATACAAGTAACTCCGGGGACACGAATACGGCTGCAAAAAGTACAGATACGGGCAGCGATAGCAGCAACAACGGCAGCGGCAACGCAGCGCCGGAAGATCTGTATAAAAAGCATCTGGATATTTCGATCGCCTATATGGACATCGGCACCGTCATTAAGGAAGGGCAAACGGATGACATGCTGAAAATGCTGGAGGATAAGTTCAACATCACGATCAAGCCGGTGAATGAATCCTGGGGCGATTACGGCGACCGGACGAAGCTGTGGGCAGCATCCGGACAGCTGCCGGACGCGTTCTTCACAGACGCAACGAGCGGCGATCTGTTCAACCAATGGGTGGAGCAGGGCATTATTAAAGCGCTCCCTGATGATATGAGCAAATATCCGAGCCTGAAGCAATATACGGATCTTCCGGACGTGAAGGGCGCTGCAGCATCGGACGGCAAGAACTACTTCATTCCGCGTATGCTGGCAAGCCGCAACGAGCTTCCGAATGACCGTGGTATTCTCATTCGCAAGGACTGGATGGACGAGCTCGGACTTAAAGATCCGACGACTTATGATGAGCTGAAGACGGTACTGAAGACGATTGGGGAGAAGAAGCATGTTATTCCGCTGACGACTTCAAGCATTGACTGGACGAGCGACAGCGTATTCCATAACCTTGCCCCTGCGATGCAGTGGTGGCAGAAGATTGACGGACAATGGAAGCCAGGCTGGATGACGGATGCATTCGCAGACGTGGTCGCGCATGAGCGTGATCTGTATCAATCCGGCATTCTGGATAAAGACTTCTCCGTTCCGAACATGGATGCAAGCGCGAAGTTCAATCAGGGCAAAGCGGCAGCTCTAGTAAACACAGTTAAAAATATGGCTTACGACGTGCCGAACTGGTCGAAAGAAAATCCAGGCGTGAAATATATCGACGCGGTGAAGATTTTGCCTCCGATCCCGGCAGCTGACGGCAACAACTACCTGTACGGTTACTATGATTACTGGTCCGGCACGATGTTTAACGGCAGCTTGAGCGACGAGAAGCAAGAACGGATTCTTGCGATGTTCGACTGGTTGGCTTCGCCTGACGGTCAGAAGACTGTACGATACGGCTTGGAAGGCACAGACTGGGAGTCGAAGGGCGACCTGATAACGAACAAGCATGCTGAAGAGAAGGACTTCGATCTGGCGAAGAAGTATCCATCATCCTCGATCTTCAACGGAATGTCGATCTGGTCCGACGGCAAGCGCTATGTAGAAGGCTACGGTCCAAGCGAAGTTGAGCAAACGCAGAAATACCTCGATGAGGTTGAAGCGCAGCAGCTGCAGACTGGCCAAAAAGCGCCTGTAAACTGGGTTGTTAACGCATACGCTGGCTCGCTCAACACAGGCGGCGGCGACGTGCAAGGTCTCGTAACGAAGCTGGTCATGGGCAAAGAAGACATCAAGGAAGCGCTGAAGAAATTTGCTGATGAGCAAATGGGACTTGGTCTTCAGGATGCCATCGACAAAGTAAACGCTAAGTTCAAAGACGAGAACTAA
- a CDS encoding glycoside hydrolase family 16 protein, which translates to MTVGDRLMTGSDNGWKLIWNEDFEGPDIDLSRWDYDIGGHGWGNNERQYYTKEARNAYIKDSKLIIKAIQEEYEGSPYTSAKLVTRGKADWLYGRFEIRAKLPSGQGIWPAFWMLPTDPQLYGNWPSSGEIDMMEMVGKEPNRVHGTLHMGNPHIYKGGSFALAEGNFADHFHIFTLDWTPEQIRWYIDGELYHKSSEWYSRETEFAEPTPYPAPFNQPFYLMLNLAVGGYWPGSPDESTVLPQMLEVDYIRIYQPEDGKYGPAI; encoded by the coding sequence ATGACCGTGGGAGACAGACTGATGACAGGGTCCGATAACGGCTGGAAGCTCATATGGAATGAGGATTTTGAAGGCCCGGATATCGACTTGAGCCGCTGGGATTATGATATCGGCGGTCATGGTTGGGGGAACAATGAACGGCAGTATTATACAAAAGAAGCAAGAAACGCATATATTAAGGATTCGAAGCTTATCATTAAGGCGATTCAGGAAGAGTACGAGGGAAGTCCATATACATCGGCAAAGCTGGTGACACGCGGTAAAGCAGATTGGCTGTATGGTCGGTTCGAGATCCGTGCGAAGCTTCCAAGCGGACAAGGGATTTGGCCGGCTTTTTGGATGCTGCCAACCGATCCGCAGCTATACGGCAATTGGCCAAGCTCTGGTGAAATCGATATGATGGAAATGGTCGGCAAGGAGCCGAACAGGGTACATGGCACGCTGCACATGGGCAATCCGCACATCTACAAAGGCGGCAGCTTCGCGCTTGCGGAAGGCAATTTCGCTGATCATTTTCATATTTTCACACTCGATTGGACGCCAGAGCAGATACGTTGGTACATCGATGGCGAACTGTATCACAAGAGCAGCGAGTGGTATTCTCGTGAGACGGAATTTGCCGAGCCTACGCCTTATCCGGCGCCGTTTAACCAACCGTTCTACTTGATGCTGAATCTTGCTGTGGGCGGCTATTGGCCTGGCAGTCCGGATGAATCGACGGTGCTGCCTCAGATGCTCGAAGTTGACTACATTCGAATTTATCAGCCGGAAGACGGGAAGTACGGGCCTGCGATTTAA
- a CDS encoding ABC transporter substrate-binding protein produces MLRKTEGVKKFSIAIMSILAIMLVLSACGSNNANNNGNTATENTGTANTGTANSGADNAAAAEPKVVKDAMGHEVTIPANPQKILASYLEDPVVTLGDKPVAQWSVANGIQDYLAPQLSGVPTIAYDLPVESVLGFAPDLIIIGSESSVQKGLYEQYAKIAPTYVLGDKVNNDWRETLKTIGGLLGKSDAADKAIAEYDQKAADTKAKLEGSIGKKSAAVLWLVAKNFYLVDDTKSSGAVLYKDLGLTPPNLVSNMPAEAKASWNPVTMEKLAELNADYIFLVNSDKTDAAETLKNPVWQNIPAVKNKQVIELPASSAWLYSGKIAGELMMDDVVKNLVK; encoded by the coding sequence TTGTTGCGTAAAACAGAAGGTGTTAAGAAATTCAGCATTGCCATTATGAGTATTCTAGCCATTATGCTTGTACTGTCCGCTTGCGGAAGTAACAATGCTAACAATAACGGCAACACGGCGACTGAGAACACAGGCACCGCGAATACAGGAACAGCGAATTCAGGTGCAGACAATGCAGCTGCGGCTGAGCCGAAGGTTGTCAAAGATGCAATGGGCCATGAAGTTACAATTCCAGCTAACCCGCAGAAGATCCTTGCTTCCTACCTCGAAGATCCGGTTGTAACCCTTGGCGACAAGCCGGTTGCACAATGGTCTGTAGCGAACGGTATCCAAGACTACCTGGCACCGCAATTGAGCGGCGTACCGACAATCGCGTACGATCTGCCAGTTGAGTCCGTACTTGGTTTTGCACCTGACCTCATTATCATCGGTTCTGAATCTTCCGTTCAAAAAGGTCTATACGAGCAATACGCGAAGATCGCTCCTACGTATGTACTTGGCGATAAAGTGAACAACGACTGGCGCGAAACGTTGAAGACAATCGGCGGCCTGCTTGGCAAGAGCGACGCAGCTGACAAAGCAATCGCAGAGTACGACCAGAAGGCAGCAGATACAAAAGCTAAGCTTGAAGGCTCGATTGGCAAGAAATCCGCAGCGGTACTGTGGCTTGTAGCGAAGAACTTCTACCTCGTAGACGATACGAAGTCGAGCGGCGCGGTTCTGTATAAAGACCTTGGCCTCACGCCTCCAAACCTTGTTTCGAACATGCCTGCTGAAGCAAAAGCAAGCTGGAATCCCGTTACAATGGAGAAGCTGGCTGAACTGAATGCAGACTACATCTTCCTCGTGAACAGCGACAAAACAGATGCTGCCGAAACGCTGAAGAATCCGGTATGGCAGAACATTCCTGCCGTGAAGAACAAGCAAGTGATCGAGCTTCCAGCTTCGAGCGCTTGGCTGTACTCCGGTAAAATCGCCGGCGAATTGATGATGGACGATGTTGTGAAGAACCTCGTGAAATAA
- a CDS encoding DUF4091 domain-containing protein, producing the protein MMKYEVYSMNEWLYPDSIVKDGGAGAIKLNSARGSYAACQILFNHAAPDAPIHCEFIRSTSSVFLRQPEYFQLIDIFVEKNTGPVSFCVQEGETAEGYTTRQAPFRVYEALEPLVEGSVSRAATEALYVCWEIPADAAAGKFSGELSVTIGEDNCLIPVEIEVFAAVVPAKETLAVTNWFSLPNMAKRYNVELWSEGHWAMIEQYGRLMRRARQTHFWVPMDAIEVTLVGEDQYQFNFERAERLIQLYLGLGFTHIEGGLVAGRKDFWGSEFHIFNTWNGGEALKAIAAEGYAYLSQYLPAWRYFLEQHGWLDILVQHVADEPTENSVTEYRILSGMVRKFMPGVPLLEAVETYDLSGAVDILVPKNIYYQENREEFEKMRSLGDKLWYYTCCIPGGTWLNRLWDMPLLRSRYLHWGNYKYDLEGFLHWGLNFCDDDKDPFNQTDIFFPPGDTHCTFPGANGPLGSMRLEMMRAGVEDYELLKQLAATNKALADKLTDSCLMSFNQANEDPVYFDEVHRKLLEAISEGA; encoded by the coding sequence ATGATGAAGTATGAAGTTTACAGCATGAATGAGTGGCTGTACCCGGACAGTATTGTGAAAGACGGCGGGGCTGGGGCGATCAAACTAAATTCGGCGAGAGGAAGCTATGCAGCGTGCCAGATTCTATTCAATCATGCTGCGCCGGACGCGCCGATTCATTGTGAATTTATTCGTTCTACGAGCAGCGTGTTTCTGCGTCAGCCGGAATATTTTCAACTGATCGATATCTTTGTAGAGAAAAATACGGGGCCAGTCAGCTTCTGCGTGCAAGAGGGCGAGACGGCGGAAGGCTATACAACAAGACAAGCTCCTTTCCGCGTCTATGAAGCTTTGGAGCCGCTCGTGGAAGGGTCGGTTTCGCGCGCTGCTACGGAAGCACTCTATGTATGCTGGGAGATTCCAGCGGATGCTGCTGCGGGCAAATTCTCAGGTGAATTGTCCGTCACGATTGGAGAAGACAACTGTCTGATTCCGGTTGAAATCGAAGTGTTCGCTGCCGTTGTTCCTGCAAAGGAGACGCTTGCGGTCACGAACTGGTTCAGCCTGCCGAATATGGCGAAGCGCTATAACGTTGAGCTGTGGTCGGAAGGACACTGGGCGATGATTGAGCAATATGGCCGTCTGATGCGCCGCGCTCGGCAGACGCATTTCTGGGTGCCGATGGATGCCATTGAGGTAACACTCGTTGGCGAGGATCAGTATCAATTCAACTTCGAGCGGGCAGAGCGATTGATTCAGCTGTACCTTGGACTTGGTTTTACACATATTGAAGGCGGCTTGGTCGCTGGACGCAAAGACTTCTGGGGCTCTGAATTCCACATCTTCAATACGTGGAACGGCGGTGAAGCGCTCAAGGCGATCGCGGCGGAAGGCTATGCGTACTTGTCGCAGTATCTGCCTGCATGGCGGTATTTCTTGGAACAGCATGGCTGGCTGGACATTCTCGTGCAGCATGTTGCCGATGAGCCGACGGAGAACAGCGTAACGGAGTATCGGATTCTGTCAGGAATGGTGCGTAAATTTATGCCAGGTGTTCCGCTTCTGGAAGCGGTAGAGACCTACGATCTGTCCGGAGCGGTCGACATTCTCGTACCGAAGAATATCTACTATCAGGAGAACCGGGAGGAATTCGAGAAGATGAGATCGCTCGGAGACAAGCTCTGGTACTACACATGCTGCATCCCTGGCGGTACGTGGTTGAACCGATTGTGGGACATGCCTTTGCTGCGGTCGAGATATCTCCACTGGGGCAACTACAAGTATGACTTGGAAGGGTTTCTGCATTGGGGGCTCAACTTCTGCGACGATGATAAAGACCCATTCAATCAGACCGATATTTTCTTCCCTCCGGGTGATACGCACTGCACGTTCCCAGGGGCGAACGGTCCGCTTGGCAGTATGCGGCTAGAGATGATGCGGGCAGGCGTTGAGGATTACGAGCTGCTGAAGCAGTTGGCTGCGACGAACAAAGCGCTTGCTGACAAGCTGACAGATTCTTGCTTGATGAGCTTTAATCAGGCGAATGAGGACCCGGTTTATTTTGACGAAGTGCACCGCAAGCTGCTGGAAGCGATATCGGAGGGAGCATAG
- a CDS encoding response regulator transcription factor, with translation MYRAMIVDDEQWVVKNLLDAVEWPRYGFEIVGTETNSPRALQLIKEINPDLVFIDIRMPEISGLELIKRCNELQLDTLFIVVSGFAEFSYVQKCMNLGALGYCLKPIEEEEIIPLLKKAKDKLDDRSARDVPSLMDWIMEDKQESGERIGRLLTNAGMDPARGLRAIACLDVEDMELLRPLRQLKLSAGSGKVLYVAEETAPDSIHSHLLAYRGKFRGIGISSLVHDTAQLREAIEDAELAAFQYFIAGGSTVCVANVSSSKGFGDFKQLTASLQQQNMSELLALYDQYAEWFRTGAYQMKHVFYLYNTVMSTIIQSQRVEEDLLAKYWLVDYERLIERYTDVDDLIQDLKRMSGAYLGGLYHQGGQIRSDSFSAVIDYVNRNFHQNLSLQMLADEFYMNRNYISQLFIKHVSQSFTDYLAELRVRHACELLRGSNLPVHRVGERAGYPDAYYFSKIFKKMIGKTPREYRSASDAMQKEQRAGTVAGTGTGTGTVGRND, from the coding sequence ATGTATAGAGCGATGATTGTGGATGATGAGCAGTGGGTCGTTAAGAACCTGCTGGATGCGGTGGAGTGGCCGCGTTACGGATTTGAAATTGTGGGTACCGAAACGAACAGTCCGCGGGCACTGCAGTTGATTAAGGAAATAAACCCCGACCTCGTGTTTATCGATATTCGGATGCCGGAAATTAGCGGTCTTGAGCTGATTAAGCGATGCAATGAGCTGCAGCTCGATACGCTCTTCATCGTCGTTAGCGGCTTCGCGGAGTTCTCCTATGTGCAGAAGTGCATGAACCTTGGAGCGCTTGGCTATTGCCTCAAGCCGATCGAGGAAGAGGAGATCATTCCTTTATTGAAGAAAGCAAAGGACAAGCTGGACGATCGTTCCGCTAGAGACGTGCCGTCTTTAATGGACTGGATTATGGAGGACAAGCAGGAGAGCGGCGAACGAATCGGACGGCTGCTGACGAACGCCGGCATGGATCCTGCAAGAGGCCTGCGTGCAATTGCATGTCTGGATGTGGAGGATATGGAACTGCTCCGTCCGCTTCGCCAACTGAAGCTTAGCGCGGGAAGCGGCAAAGTGCTGTATGTAGCGGAAGAGACGGCGCCGGATTCGATCCATTCGCATCTTCTTGCTTATCGCGGGAAATTCCGTGGTATCGGCATAAGCTCGCTCGTCCACGATACAGCGCAGCTGCGTGAAGCGATCGAGGATGCGGAGCTTGCGGCTTTTCAATATTTTATAGCCGGAGGATCGACGGTTTGTGTGGCGAACGTAAGCAGCAGCAAGGGGTTCGGCGATTTCAAGCAGCTCACGGCTTCACTCCAGCAGCAGAACATGTCGGAGCTGCTCGCGCTGTATGACCAATATGCCGAGTGGTTTCGGACAGGCGCTTATCAGATGAAGCATGTGTTCTATCTCTACAACACGGTCATGTCGACGATTATTCAATCGCAGCGTGTCGAGGAGGATTTGTTGGCCAAATATTGGCTGGTCGATTACGAACGGCTCATCGAGCGCTATACCGATGTGGACGATTTGATTCAGGATTTGAAAAGGATGTCTGGCGCTTACTTAGGCGGCCTCTATCATCAAGGCGGGCAAATTCGCAGCGATTCGTTCAGCGCGGTTATCGATTACGTGAACCGAAACTTCCATCAGAACTTATCGCTGCAGATGCTCGCCGACGAGTTCTATATGAATCGGAATTATATCAGCCAGCTGTTCATCAAGCATGTGAGCCAGTCGTTCACGGATTACTTGGCTGAGCTGCGTGTGCGCCATGCGTGCGAGCTGCTGCGGGGCAGCAATTTGCCGGTGCATCGTGTTGGGGAGCGGGCAGGCTATCCGGACGCGTATTACTTCAGTAAGATTTTCAAGAAGATGATCGGCAAGACGCCTCGGGAGTACCGGTCAGCGAGCGATGCGATGCAGAAGGAACAGCGGGCAGGAACAGTGGCAGGGACAGGAACAGGAACTGGTACAGTGGGCAGGAACGATTAA
- a CDS encoding carbohydrate ABC transporter permease, whose product MDTTNDLNQATGHPESRIATRGKSSVDLVLHLLFLLAAACAIFPFYTVVISSFGTPTGHVLPTTFTLEGYKQIIQFGVGRAFTVSVLVTLVGTFMSLFLTTIAAYALSKKGMPGWKYIMGFIVFTMFFGGGLIPYYLTIKGIGMINSYWVMILPSAINTFYIWIMLSFFRDYPVSLEESAKIDGAGDFMILLRIVIPTSMPVIASISLFYAVDRWNDWYTPMLFLQDTAMYPLQLMLKNMLANIGQILSMNAGISSVAQSKINIPQDSLKMAAIMVASVPIMAVYPFLQKYFAKGVMIGSIKG is encoded by the coding sequence ATGGACACTACGAATGATCTCAATCAAGCTACCGGCCACCCGGAATCACGGATCGCAACCCGCGGCAAGAGCAGCGTCGATCTGGTGCTTCACCTGTTGTTCCTGCTGGCAGCGGCATGTGCGATATTCCCTTTCTATACCGTTGTTATCAGTTCCTTCGGCACACCGACAGGCCATGTGCTGCCGACTACGTTCACGCTTGAAGGCTACAAGCAAATTATTCAGTTCGGCGTTGGACGAGCTTTCACCGTATCCGTTCTCGTCACGCTGGTCGGTACGTTCATGAGCTTGTTCCTGACGACGATCGCCGCTTACGCGCTTTCGAAGAAAGGGATGCCAGGCTGGAAGTATATCATGGGCTTTATCGTGTTCACGATGTTTTTCGGTGGCGGTCTTATTCCGTACTACTTAACGATCAAAGGGATAGGGATGATCAATAGCTACTGGGTTATGATTCTGCCATCGGCAATTAACACTTTTTACATCTGGATTATGCTTTCCTTCTTCCGTGATTACCCTGTAAGCTTGGAAGAGTCTGCGAAAATTGACGGTGCAGGCGACTTTATGATTCTGCTTCGGATCGTCATCCCAACTTCAATGCCGGTTATTGCATCGATCTCGCTCTTCTATGCGGTCGACCGCTGGAACGATTGGTACACGCCGATGCTGTTCCTTCAGGATACGGCGATGTATCCACTGCAGCTGATGCTCAAGAACATGCTTGCGAATATCGGACAAATTCTGAGTATGAATGCCGGCATCTCTTCCGTCGCGCAGAGCAAAATCAACATTCCGCAGGATTCGCTGAAGATGGCTGCGATTATGGTTGCAAGCGTGCCGATTATGGCCGTTTATCCTTTCTTGCAAAAGTATTTTGCCAAGGGGGTGATGATCGGTTCGATCAAGGGCTGA
- a CDS encoding ABC transporter permease: MKNSLWRRVKQYRMFYLLLVPVVVYYAIFSYIPMYGVTLSFKKYMFNKGVLGSPWVGFDNFHYIFRYSAFWNAFRNTIWISFGRLLVEFPMAIIVALLLNEIGGSRLKKLYQTVFTFPHFLSWVVLGGILVNILGNTGTVNALFEALGLPEVNFLSNPDTFRPFLYVTSIWKEAGWSAIIYMAAIAGISPELYEAAYMDGANRWKQMLHVTWPSISGIVAMMLILAISGILNGGFEQIFNLYSAGVYDVADILDTFIYRLSFSGNVSLGYGVITAVGLFKSVISLVLLVMANFIVKRMGQEGLM, translated from the coding sequence ATGAAGAACTCCTTATGGAGAAGAGTGAAGCAATACCGGATGTTCTACCTGCTTCTGGTGCCGGTGGTCGTCTACTACGCAATCTTCTCTTACATCCCGATGTACGGGGTGACGCTTTCCTTTAAGAAATACATGTTCAACAAAGGGGTACTCGGAAGTCCCTGGGTCGGCTTCGACAACTTCCATTACATCTTCCGGTATTCTGCTTTCTGGAATGCGTTCCGCAACACGATCTGGATCAGCTTCGGCAGACTCCTCGTGGAGTTCCCGATGGCGATTATCGTCGCGCTGCTGCTCAACGAAATTGGCGGCTCACGCCTGAAGAAGCTGTACCAGACCGTCTTTACGTTCCCGCACTTCCTGTCATGGGTCGTCCTTGGCGGCATCTTGGTCAATATACTCGGCAACACCGGCACCGTCAACGCACTGTTTGAAGCGCTTGGCTTGCCGGAAGTCAACTTCTTGTCCAACCCGGATACGTTCAGACCGTTCCTCTATGTGACAAGCATCTGGAAAGAAGCCGGATGGAGCGCGATCATCTATATGGCGGCCATTGCGGGCATCAGCCCGGAGCTCTACGAGGCGGCATATATGGACGGAGCGAACCGTTGGAAGCAAATGCTGCACGTCACTTGGCCTTCAATTAGCGGAATCGTTGCGATGATGCTCATTCTGGCAATTAGCGGCATTCTGAACGGCGGCTTCGAACAAATCTTTAACCTGTACAGCGCTGGTGTCTATGATGTGGCGGACATTCTCGATACGTTCATCTACCGGTTGTCGTTCTCGGGTAATGTATCGCTTGGATACGGCGTCATTACAGCAGTTGGATTATTCAAATCCGTCATCAGCCTCGTGCTGCTCGTTATGGCGAACTTTATTGTGAAACGTATGGGTCAGGAGGGGTTGATGTAA
- a CDS encoding sensor histidine kinase encodes MNLLRKLPIRGQMYLIAALTVSVIIVILLFNYSRSASYLTKSNELYTRDISNQLEQTILSNYDVIKWLTYNVAYNQSIQDYLLDDDPLTKYQRFPTLKNLFLNLTTVKSGVLDLIVSGKNGDSFSLQGFSTEPFGSFMPKRADSYFSKVAECPSGSIERYCFAVGTNIFSSNIHNKYTSEIGQIIVVIDATTLTGGYDLKTLQPGTTVYMLDRGNTIFMSNDREKIGQPFELPSGGDDSGLVRVDGKLAHIQIKDIPQIGGKFVRVIPDDVFFKDIRKLRKQTLIAVAIGVLLLLIPFLFILNNMILPLRKLYYYMRINNQGDLNRRLDLSGSAEAEVIGVRYNQMLSNMQDLTEQLVDSKERLLTSEIEKKRAEYDFLKSQVNPHFLYNTLDTIRGLASERGVPEIREMTGALSRIFRYSIKGNDAVPLSEEIRIVVAYMNIQAVRFSHRFELSCHIPDSLMQLTVPKMILQPIIENAVYHGLEPRYEKGTLSVIAQLDESGQDLILTVQDDGVGMDNEQLEHIRQQLNPMGETAAANEEDSKGVGLANVHNRLQYLYEHPYGIDIWSKEKAGTIVTLRIPVQMEMRQPCIER; translated from the coding sequence ATGAACCTGTTGCGCAAATTGCCGATTCGCGGGCAAATGTACTTGATTGCTGCACTGACCGTAAGCGTTATCATCGTTATCTTGCTTTTTAACTACAGCCGCAGCGCTTCATATTTGACGAAGAGCAACGAGCTGTACACGCGCGATATTTCGAACCAATTGGAGCAGACGATATTATCCAATTACGATGTAATTAAGTGGCTTACCTATAACGTTGCTTACAATCAATCCATTCAAGACTATTTGCTTGATGATGACCCATTAACCAAATACCAACGCTTCCCGACACTTAAGAACTTGTTCCTTAACTTGACGACGGTCAAGTCAGGCGTCCTTGATTTGATTGTAAGCGGCAAGAACGGCGATTCGTTCTCGCTGCAGGGATTTTCCACGGAGCCATTCGGCAGCTTTATGCCGAAGCGGGCCGATTCCTACTTCTCAAAAGTGGCTGAATGTCCTTCCGGCAGCATCGAGCGGTACTGCTTCGCTGTCGGAACGAACATATTTTCGAGCAATATCCATAACAAGTATACGAGCGAGATCGGCCAAATCATCGTCGTGATTGATGCAACTACACTTACGGGCGGCTATGATCTGAAGACGCTTCAACCGGGCACGACCGTCTATATGCTCGACCGCGGCAATACGATCTTCATGAGTAATGATCGCGAGAAGATCGGCCAGCCTTTTGAGCTGCCAAGCGGAGGGGATGACAGCGGCCTCGTTCGCGTTGATGGGAAGCTCGCCCATATTCAGATCAAAGACATTCCCCAGATCGGCGGCAAGTTCGTCCGTGTCATTCCGGATGACGTATTCTTCAAGGATATCCGCAAGCTTCGCAAGCAGACGCTCATTGCTGTCGCAATCGGGGTGCTGCTGCTGCTCATTCCGTTCTTGTTTATTTTGAACAATATGATTCTGCCGCTGCGCAAGCTTTATTATTATATGAGGATTAACAATCAGGGCGATTTGAACCGGCGTCTGGATTTAAGCGGCTCTGCGGAAGCGGAGGTCATCGGGGTGCGTTACAACCAGATGCTCTCGAATATGCAGGATCTCACTGAGCAGCTCGTCGATTCAAAGGAGCGGCTGCTGACGTCGGAGATTGAGAAGAAGCGCGCGGAGTATGATTTTTTGAAAAGCCAGGTGAATCCGCATTTCCTCTACAACACGCTCGACACGATACGCGGGCTTGCTTCTGAGCGAGGCGTGCCGGAGATTCGTGAAATGACTGGCGCGCTATCACGCATCTTCCGCTACAGTATCAAGGGCAACGATGCCGTGCCGCTGTCAGAAGAGATAAGGATCGTAGTGGCTTATATGAACATTCAGGCGGTTCGTTTCTCGCATCGGTTCGAGCTCAGCTGTCATATTCCGGATTCGCTGATGCAGCTGACGGTGCCGAAGATGATCCTGCAGCCAATCATTGAGAACGCTGTGTACCATGGACTTGAGCCTCGCTATGAGAAGGGGACATTGAGTGTCATTGCACAGCTGGATGAGAGTGGGCAGGATCTGATTTTGACGGTGCAGGACGATGGAGTAGGGATGGATAATGAACAGCTGGAGCACATTCGGCAGCAGTTGAACCCAATGGGAGAGACGGCAGCGGCGAATGAAGAAGACAGCAAAGGCGTTGGACTGGCGAATGTCCACAACCGGCTGCAGTATTTGTATGAGCATCCTTACGGAATCGACATATGGAGCAAAGAGAAAGCAGGTACAATCGTAACCCTTCGTATTCCAGTGCAGATGGAGATGAGACAGCCATGTATAGAGCGATGA